A DNA window from Drosophila pseudoobscura strain MV-25-SWS-2005 chromosome 2, UCI_Dpse_MV25, whole genome shotgun sequence contains the following coding sequences:
- the LOC4802117 gene encoding uncharacterized protein isoform X2 — protein sequence MLCTEIQLISWKSSKHMFLCDCIHFLFKVHSLQFQSNDLQQRIDIQGPHIGNWFAVAFVSWTDPNNDRIEQQGLAASCDSLLLAELSVTRFRPISVNNGQVHNGNLTNYDIAQESDEDERLSLHGTQNKLQQLSIKAKRNAQLQNFTHNNPTSGSKSDAHKLHDATTGNNEITYKFYVPDNVGTATARISFLKVCVHCPDVGFYVQANAYPQKNIESSEDEQNKIHITVIRANQTKEISIPFCVQPSTWHYAKLKFVGKAEQAKYGTETKKVLTKGDTETDLFLETERSLLKKLIDNLKLDVPENVSYSIKIDFHLPEPISLLKGKNMQGDKDTNSFNAWSPTRFRNMNFYSLLRQTYREFFMFDYDLKPDENGTVPAVLNLTTESASGFSFDLGEVNDIGGTLTFAVSMKHALHTDTEVKLLPPKLSPASEREGILAEKLISDPIDTVLPKFNNHSIQIIVCMQLGEPGVPTWPDKCRYGQHLRNASKIVNNTDSVGLIHVPFPESGRWYVTMGLYCHGAETARGKIIDNIKEFVVHHKNLLKEIRPPCPCASDAKEYDACIKSPDCLAGMNETETFKVKECLMDYQCTSNYDMTRLFKIHHKTAMEEHIEDNNCNTSVVFSVSSSPCVGGRCGHFGRCYHYMSGGFVFSTCVCMKGYRGWDCTEDSQVPTNMSILLASLLLTLSNLIFVPSIYVALSRRYFTEGIIYFFAMFFSTFYHACDSGEDEYSFCLVKIGVLQFCDFYCGLLAIWVTLVAMADVRQQFASPLHMFGAILLAFGTELNKQSLWVFLAPALTGICLISTSWGFRCAKTRKMFPSRRYLTVWLPFGICLVCVGLVCYAFLQTKQNYHIVHSIWHIVMALSILCLLPSRSTAKC from the exons ATGCTGTGCACGGAAATTCAACTTATATCCTGGAAAAGCTCAAAACATATGTTCCTCTGCGattgcatacatttttt GTTCAAAGTTCATAGCCTACAATTCCAGTCCAATGATTTACAACAGCGTATTGATATACAGGGTCCTCACATAGGTAACTGGTTTGCAGTCGCATTTGTCAGTTGGACAGATCCCAATAATGATCGCATTGAGCAACAAg GCCTCGCTGCTTCATGCGACTCGTTGTTGCTGGCTGAGTTGTCTGTGACGCGATTCCGCCCGATTAGCGTAAATAATGGTCAAGTACATAATGGCAATCTAACGAACTATGATATTGCTCAAGAAAGCGATGAGGACGAAAGACTTTCTCTGCACGGCACTCAAAATAAACTACAACAGCTAAGtataaaagccaaaagaaatgCTCAACTTCAAAACTTCACTCACAATAACCCCACATCCGGGTCGAAGAGTGATGCGCACAAACTCCACGATGCAACAACCGGAAACAATGAAATTACTTACAAATTCTATGTGCCTGACAACGTTGGCACTGCCACGGCTCGTATCTCATTCTTAAAAGTGTGCGTACATTGTCCAGACGTTGGTTTTTATGTCCAAGCAAATGCATACCCACAGAAAAATATTGAATCCAGCGAGGACGAACAAAACAAGATCCATATTACGGTCATCCGTGCAAATCAGACGAAGGAAATCTCAATTCCGTTTTGTGTGCAGCCGAGCACATGGCACTATGCCAAGCTGAAATTTGTTGGCAAAGCGGAACAAGCTAAGTATGGGacagaaaccaaaaaagtACTGACTAAAGGTGATACAGAAACCGATCTGTTTTTAGAAACAGAGCGTAGTTTGTTGAAAAAGCTCATAGATAATTTAAAATTGGATGTGCCGGAAAATGTATCATATTCTAtcaaaattgattttcatCTCCCAGAGCCAATTAGCCTTTTAAAGGGGAAAAATATGCAAGGTGATAAAGATACTAATAGCTTTAACGCATGGAGTCCGACGCGCTTTCGTAACATGAACTTCTACTCACTGCTGCGGCAAACATATCGCGAGTTCTTTATGTTTGATTATGATCTCAAACCAGATGAAAATGGCACTGTACCTGCCGTCCTTAACTTAACGACAGAATCAGCTTCAGGATTCTCATTTGACCTCGGCGAAGTAAATGATATTGGGGGCACACTGACATTCGCCGTGTCTATGAAGCATGCTCTCCATACGGATACCGAAGTAAAGTTGCTTCCCCCGAAACTTTCGCCAGCCTCTGAGCGTGAGGGCATACTTGCTGAAAAACTTATAAGCGATCCAATTGATACTGTACTGCCAAAATTCAATAATCACAGCATACAAATAATTGTTTGTATGCAATTGGGCGAACCCGGAGTTCCCACATGGCCGGATAAATGCCGCTACGGACAGCACCTGAGAAACGCGTCTAAAATAGTGAACAACACGGATAGTGTTGGCCTAATTCATGTTCCCTTTCCTGAAAGTGGACGATG GTATGTGACCATGGGACTCTACTGCCATGGAGCAGAAACGGCACGTGGTAAAATAATCGATAATATCAAGGAGTTCGTTGTCCATCATAAAAACCTCCTGAAGGAAATTCGCCCTCCGTGTCCCTGTGCTAGTGATGCTAAGGAATACGATGCCTGTATAAAATCGCCAGATTGCTTAGCTGGTATGAATGAAACGGAGACATTCAAAGTGAAGGAATGTTTGATGGACTATCAATGCACTTCCAACTACGACATGACACGGCTATTCAAAATACACCACAAAACTGCGATGGAGGAGCATATTGAAGACAATAACTGTAACACTTCAGTGGTGTTTTCCGTGTCATCAAGCCCTTGTGTGGGAGGACGTTGCGGTCACTTTGGCCGCTGTTATCACTATATGTCCGGTGGCTTTGTTTTTTCCACATGCGTATGCATGAAGGGATATCGGGGTTGGGACTGTACCGAAGATTCCCAGGTTCCTACAAATATGTCCATCTTACTAGCATCCTTGTTACTAACTTTAAGTAACTTAATCTTCGTTCCGAGCATTTACGTCGCTCTAAGTCGCCGCTACTTTACAGAAggcataatttatttttttgcaatGTTTTTTTCGACTTTCTATCATGCCTGCGATTCGGGCGAAGATGAGTATAGTTTTTGTCTGGTAAAAATTGGTGTTTTGCAATTTTGCGATTTCTATTGTGGACTTTTGGCTATCTGGGTAACACTTGTAGCTATGGCCGACGTCCGACAACAGTTTGCGTCTCCTTTACATATGTTTGGGGCTATTCTGCTAGCATTCGGAACAGAGCTTAATAAACAGAGCCTTTGGGTTTTCCTCGCACCAGCCTTGACAGGAATCTGCCTAATTTCGACCAGCTGGGGCTTTCGCTGTGCCAAAACTCGCAAAATGTTCCCGTCTCGCCGATACTTGACAGTTTGGCTGCC
- the LOC4802117 gene encoding post-GPI attachment to proteins factor 6 isoform X3: MMIETSIYRTNCAPLVMFTLLIIDHRLIVVDSRVEALPKAMENKYLIRELSKETPEQMNIPVDHEQIVRLPSNSLLKYTSYKDVAILHFRVPPDSRAAYFTFKAFEESKNAFQRKCKAKDVTLHLKASSYPVISPENITFPKNFFSPEQRFKVHSLQFQSNDLQQRIDIQGPHIGNWFAVAFVSWTDPNNDRIEQQDILYEAVGNLFQPVNH; encoded by the exons ATGATGATTGAGACATCTATATATCGTACTAATTGTGCACCTCTAGTAATGTTTACGCTACTTATAATTGACCATCGACTGATCGTTGTGGATTCTAGAGTTGAAGCACTTCCCAAAGCAATGgagaataaatatttgatacgTGAACTTTCGAAGGAAACCCCTGAACAAATGAATATACCAGTTGATCACGAGCAGATCGTCCGATTGCCATCAAACTCTTTACTCAAATACACATCCTACAAGGATGTCGCCATTTTGCACTTCCGTGTTCCACCGGATTCTCGGGCTGCTTATTTTACCTTTAAAGCATTTGAGGAATCAAAAAATGCCTTTC AACGAAAGTGTAAAGCTAAAGATGTTACGCTACATTTGAAGGCAAGCAGCTACCCAGTTATTAGTCCTGAAAATATAACATTTCCGAAGAACTTTTTCAGCCCTGAGCAAAG GTTCAAAGTTCATAGCCTACAATTCCAGTCCAATGATTTACAACAGCGTATTGATATACAGGGTCCTCACATAGGTAACTGGTTTGCAGTCGCATTTGTCAGTTGGACAGATCCCAATAATGATCGCATTGAGCAACAAg ATATATTATATGAAGCTGTTGGAAATCTTTTTCAACCTGTTAATCATTAA
- the LOC4802117 gene encoding uncharacterized protein isoform X1 has translation MMIETSIYRTNCAPLVMFTLLIIDHRLIVVDSRVEALPKAMENKYLIRELSKETPEQMNIPVDHEQIVRLPSNSLLKYTSYKDVAILHFRVPPDSRAAYFTFKAFEESKNAFQRKCKAKDVTLHLKASSYPVISPENITFPKNFFSPEQRFKVHSLQFQSNDLQQRIDIQGPHIGNWFAVAFVSWTDPNNDRIEQQGLAASCDSLLLAELSVTRFRPISVNNGQVHNGNLTNYDIAQESDEDERLSLHGTQNKLQQLSIKAKRNAQLQNFTHNNPTSGSKSDAHKLHDATTGNNEITYKFYVPDNVGTATARISFLKVCVHCPDVGFYVQANAYPQKNIESSEDEQNKIHITVIRANQTKEISIPFCVQPSTWHYAKLKFVGKAEQAKYGTETKKVLTKGDTETDLFLETERSLLKKLIDNLKLDVPENVSYSIKIDFHLPEPISLLKGKNMQGDKDTNSFNAWSPTRFRNMNFYSLLRQTYREFFMFDYDLKPDENGTVPAVLNLTTESASGFSFDLGEVNDIGGTLTFAVSMKHALHTDTEVKLLPPKLSPASEREGILAEKLISDPIDTVLPKFNNHSIQIIVCMQLGEPGVPTWPDKCRYGQHLRNASKIVNNTDSVGLIHVPFPESGRWYVTMGLYCHGAETARGKIIDNIKEFVVHHKNLLKEIRPPCPCASDAKEYDACIKSPDCLAGMNETETFKVKECLMDYQCTSNYDMTRLFKIHHKTAMEEHIEDNNCNTSVVFSVSSSPCVGGRCGHFGRCYHYMSGGFVFSTCVCMKGYRGWDCTEDSQVPTNMSILLASLLLTLSNLIFVPSIYVALSRRYFTEGIIYFFAMFFSTFYHACDSGEDEYSFCLVKIGVLQFCDFYCGLLAIWVTLVAMADVRQQFASPLHMFGAILLAFGTELNKQSLWVFLAPALTGICLISTSWGFRCAKTRKMFPSRRYLTVWLPFGICLVCVGLVCYAFLQTKQNYHIVHSIWHIVMALSILCLLPSRSTAKC, from the exons ATGATGATTGAGACATCTATATATCGTACTAATTGTGCACCTCTAGTAATGTTTACGCTACTTATAATTGACCATCGACTGATCGTTGTGGATTCTAGAGTTGAAGCACTTCCCAAAGCAATGgagaataaatatttgatacgTGAACTTTCGAAGGAAACCCCTGAACAAATGAATATACCAGTTGATCACGAGCAGATCGTCCGATTGCCATCAAACTCTTTACTCAAATACACATCCTACAAGGATGTCGCCATTTTGCACTTCCGTGTTCCACCGGATTCTCGGGCTGCTTATTTTACCTTTAAAGCATTTGAGGAATCAAAAAATGCCTTTC AACGAAAGTGTAAAGCTAAAGATGTTACGCTACATTTGAAGGCAAGCAGCTACCCAGTTATTAGTCCTGAAAATATAACATTTCCGAAGAACTTTTTCAGCCCTGAGCAAAG GTTCAAAGTTCATAGCCTACAATTCCAGTCCAATGATTTACAACAGCGTATTGATATACAGGGTCCTCACATAGGTAACTGGTTTGCAGTCGCATTTGTCAGTTGGACAGATCCCAATAATGATCGCATTGAGCAACAAg GCCTCGCTGCTTCATGCGACTCGTTGTTGCTGGCTGAGTTGTCTGTGACGCGATTCCGCCCGATTAGCGTAAATAATGGTCAAGTACATAATGGCAATCTAACGAACTATGATATTGCTCAAGAAAGCGATGAGGACGAAAGACTTTCTCTGCACGGCACTCAAAATAAACTACAACAGCTAAGtataaaagccaaaagaaatgCTCAACTTCAAAACTTCACTCACAATAACCCCACATCCGGGTCGAAGAGTGATGCGCACAAACTCCACGATGCAACAACCGGAAACAATGAAATTACTTACAAATTCTATGTGCCTGACAACGTTGGCACTGCCACGGCTCGTATCTCATTCTTAAAAGTGTGCGTACATTGTCCAGACGTTGGTTTTTATGTCCAAGCAAATGCATACCCACAGAAAAATATTGAATCCAGCGAGGACGAACAAAACAAGATCCATATTACGGTCATCCGTGCAAATCAGACGAAGGAAATCTCAATTCCGTTTTGTGTGCAGCCGAGCACATGGCACTATGCCAAGCTGAAATTTGTTGGCAAAGCGGAACAAGCTAAGTATGGGacagaaaccaaaaaagtACTGACTAAAGGTGATACAGAAACCGATCTGTTTTTAGAAACAGAGCGTAGTTTGTTGAAAAAGCTCATAGATAATTTAAAATTGGATGTGCCGGAAAATGTATCATATTCTAtcaaaattgattttcatCTCCCAGAGCCAATTAGCCTTTTAAAGGGGAAAAATATGCAAGGTGATAAAGATACTAATAGCTTTAACGCATGGAGTCCGACGCGCTTTCGTAACATGAACTTCTACTCACTGCTGCGGCAAACATATCGCGAGTTCTTTATGTTTGATTATGATCTCAAACCAGATGAAAATGGCACTGTACCTGCCGTCCTTAACTTAACGACAGAATCAGCTTCAGGATTCTCATTTGACCTCGGCGAAGTAAATGATATTGGGGGCACACTGACATTCGCCGTGTCTATGAAGCATGCTCTCCATACGGATACCGAAGTAAAGTTGCTTCCCCCGAAACTTTCGCCAGCCTCTGAGCGTGAGGGCATACTTGCTGAAAAACTTATAAGCGATCCAATTGATACTGTACTGCCAAAATTCAATAATCACAGCATACAAATAATTGTTTGTATGCAATTGGGCGAACCCGGAGTTCCCACATGGCCGGATAAATGCCGCTACGGACAGCACCTGAGAAACGCGTCTAAAATAGTGAACAACACGGATAGTGTTGGCCTAATTCATGTTCCCTTTCCTGAAAGTGGACGATG GTATGTGACCATGGGACTCTACTGCCATGGAGCAGAAACGGCACGTGGTAAAATAATCGATAATATCAAGGAGTTCGTTGTCCATCATAAAAACCTCCTGAAGGAAATTCGCCCTCCGTGTCCCTGTGCTAGTGATGCTAAGGAATACGATGCCTGTATAAAATCGCCAGATTGCTTAGCTGGTATGAATGAAACGGAGACATTCAAAGTGAAGGAATGTTTGATGGACTATCAATGCACTTCCAACTACGACATGACACGGCTATTCAAAATACACCACAAAACTGCGATGGAGGAGCATATTGAAGACAATAACTGTAACACTTCAGTGGTGTTTTCCGTGTCATCAAGCCCTTGTGTGGGAGGACGTTGCGGTCACTTTGGCCGCTGTTATCACTATATGTCCGGTGGCTTTGTTTTTTCCACATGCGTATGCATGAAGGGATATCGGGGTTGGGACTGTACCGAAGATTCCCAGGTTCCTACAAATATGTCCATCTTACTAGCATCCTTGTTACTAACTTTAAGTAACTTAATCTTCGTTCCGAGCATTTACGTCGCTCTAAGTCGCCGCTACTTTACAGAAggcataatttatttttttgcaatGTTTTTTTCGACTTTCTATCATGCCTGCGATTCGGGCGAAGATGAGTATAGTTTTTGTCTGGTAAAAATTGGTGTTTTGCAATTTTGCGATTTCTATTGTGGACTTTTGGCTATCTGGGTAACACTTGTAGCTATGGCCGACGTCCGACAACAGTTTGCGTCTCCTTTACATATGTTTGGGGCTATTCTGCTAGCATTCGGAACAGAGCTTAATAAACAGAGCCTTTGGGTTTTCCTCGCACCAGCCTTGACAGGAATCTGCCTAATTTCGACCAGCTGGGGCTTTCGCTGTGCCAAAACTCGCAAAATGTTCCCGTCTCGCCGATACTTGACAGTTTGGCTGCC